A stretch of Gemmatimonas aurantiaca T-27 DNA encodes these proteins:
- a CDS encoding nuclear transport factor 2 family protein, translated as MTHAFRTLLVAGLMAASAPAASAQSFGPAEDQKAVMAVVNRLFDGMRAGDSTMLRSVFDARVRMITSASRNGAPTLSVQQGADGFVKSVGTPRPEKIDERIRNERVHIDGDLASVWVDYGLFIGPKFSHCGIDHFLLVKSDGAWKILELADTRRMTNCEMWTK; from the coding sequence ATGACTCACGCATTCCGTACACTCCTTGTCGCCGGCCTGATGGCGGCCAGCGCCCCAGCGGCTTCTGCTCAGTCCTTTGGCCCCGCCGAAGACCAGAAGGCCGTGATGGCGGTGGTGAATCGTCTGTTCGATGGCATGCGCGCCGGTGATTCCACGATGCTGCGTTCGGTGTTCGATGCCCGCGTCCGCATGATCACGTCGGCTTCCCGCAACGGCGCGCCGACACTCTCGGTGCAGCAGGGGGCCGACGGTTTCGTGAAATCGGTGGGTACACCGCGGCCCGAGAAGATCGATGAGCGTATTCGCAATGAGCGTGTGCACATCGATGGCGACCTGGCGTCGGTGTGGGTGGACTACGGTCTCTTCATCGGTCCCAAGTTTTCACACTGCGGCATCGATCACTTCCTGCTCGTGAAGTCCGACGGGGCGTGGAAGATTCTGGAGCTGGCCGATACGCGTCGCATGACGAACTGCGAGATGTGGACGAAGTAG
- a CDS encoding methyltransferase, which produces MSSEMLPENDVAGDHPSVSTRTGPSAGSSPRSLAQAAPPRLDAPEEDYAALRTLLATHRFDEPTICARTESPSLYDFHSQNHKRGTATPEHGLDALIWLFLDCHAMPAGEADALLGSGSAALLGRLGLVEAVGDTIVGTVLLYPTSGLYLISDRPTFGEKGVRPEDGATDLVYPAITNSVRVFVSTLPPSRGKRYLELCSGTGIAALDAAHRGAEHAWAIDITARSTHFAAFNARMNALPNVTALQGDLYAPVEGQQFDVISAHPPYVPATSTALIYRDGGEDGEQISRAIMARLPDFLAPEGIFHCTCLFSSRKNKPIARRLRDILGAQADEFDLVVLSNGFSDFMQHYGKELAAATDEAIPGVVTQMRRLRDLEVEQLQFCTIVMRRHGKPRVGGTVAVERDGGTRWAEVLWLLRMQDFLGEGERALAAMLEARPRLAATARLSLTYTATPGAEEAWTPAEGAISVTHPFPDRISANAADAAFYASCTGGRTFAEIFHQLQAEGALPPDLPPLQFMHTMVSLVAKGVLETDLLPFPNRTMAS; this is translated from the coding sequence ATGTCATCTGAAATGCTCCCAGAAAACGACGTGGCCGGTGATCATCCGTCGGTCTCCACGCGGACCGGCCCGTCGGCTGGCTCTTCCCCCCGGTCCTTGGCACAGGCCGCCCCTCCCCGTCTCGACGCTCCCGAGGAGGACTACGCCGCGCTGAGGACCCTGCTGGCGACCCATCGGTTCGACGAGCCCACGATCTGCGCCCGAACTGAGAGTCCGTCGCTGTACGACTTCCACAGCCAGAACCACAAGCGCGGCACGGCGACGCCGGAGCACGGTCTCGATGCCTTGATCTGGCTGTTCCTGGATTGTCACGCCATGCCGGCCGGGGAAGCCGATGCGCTGCTTGGTTCCGGGAGCGCGGCACTGCTCGGCCGCCTTGGGTTGGTCGAGGCAGTCGGCGACACGATCGTCGGCACGGTGCTTTTGTACCCCACGTCGGGACTGTACCTGATCTCCGATCGGCCGACGTTCGGAGAAAAGGGCGTGCGGCCGGAAGACGGGGCAACCGACCTGGTGTATCCGGCCATCACCAACTCGGTGCGCGTTTTTGTGTCGACGCTGCCGCCGTCACGCGGCAAGCGATATCTCGAACTGTGCTCGGGCACGGGCATCGCTGCGCTCGATGCGGCGCACCGTGGCGCCGAGCATGCGTGGGCCATCGACATCACGGCCCGCTCCACGCATTTCGCGGCGTTCAATGCCCGCATGAACGCTCTACCGAATGTGACCGCCCTTCAGGGCGATCTGTATGCGCCGGTGGAAGGACAGCAGTTCGACGTGATCTCGGCGCACCCGCCGTATGTGCCCGCCACATCGACCGCGCTCATCTACCGCGATGGTGGGGAAGACGGGGAACAGATCTCTCGGGCGATCATGGCGCGATTGCCCGATTTTCTGGCACCGGAAGGCATCTTCCACTGCACCTGCCTCTTCAGTTCGCGCAAGAACAAGCCCATTGCTCGTCGCTTGCGGGATATCCTGGGCGCGCAGGCCGACGAGTTCGATCTCGTGGTGCTCAGCAACGGCTTCTCGGACTTCATGCAGCACTACGGCAAGGAACTGGCGGCTGCCACCGACGAGGCCATCCCGGGTGTGGTGACGCAGATGCGGCGCCTCCGGGACCTCGAGGTCGAACAGTTGCAGTTCTGCACCATCGTCATGCGACGACATGGCAAACCGCGTGTGGGAGGAACGGTTGCTGTGGAGCGGGACGGCGGCACGAGATGGGCAGAGGTGCTGTGGCTGCTGCGCATGCAGGACTTTCTCGGCGAAGGTGAGCGCGCACTCGCGGCGATGTTGGAAGCGCGTCCCCGACTGGCGGCAACGGCGCGGCTGTCACTCACCTACACGGCCACCCCTGGCGCCGAAGAGGCATGGACGCCGGCCGAAGGCGCGATATCGGTCACGCATCCGTTTCCGGATCGGATCTCCGCGAATGCCGCCGATGCGGCGTTTTACGCCTCCTGTACCGGCGGACGCACGTTTGCGGAGATTTTCCACCAACTTCAGGCTGAAGGCGCACTTCCGCCCGATCTCCCACCCTTGCAGTTCATGCACACCATGGTGTCACTGGTGGCCAAAGGCGTGCTGGAGACGGATCTCCTGCCGTTCCCCAATCGCACGATGGCGTCATGA
- a CDS encoding methyltransferase, which yields MTLTMPPTAQSATAAPSSALDPALALPRPNLDVSAADFVALRTLLTGHRYDVPGVCARTERGDLYDFTPRTHARHGQAPETGLDALIHLYYDCHTLDRGVCDRLLGEGSGDLLLRLGLASLHEGEIMGTVLMYPTEALWLVSDRPVFSAAGSISYEAVSDFVYPSNTKSVRVFLATLPPSRGKRVLELCSGTGVATLMAAKAGATHAWAVDITERCTHFAAFNARLNDLEHVTSLQGDLYAPLEGQQFDCIVAHPPYIPSTSTEIIYRDGGEDGEQITRAIIGKLPEYLALDGIFHCTCQITAREGAPALDRVRAMLGDAADEFDLILFGRGVTDVKSHFVKQLLNADVETEPGVVALMRRFTTLKVRQMEYGTIIIRRHGMPRRGTAMAVTRHLDGTWGQVAWLLAMQELLADGTNALDVLLASRPRLSPVAKFSLNYQISGNPEDPWRAAEGFLSVEQPVPARISANGADAAFLSSCAGDRTFAHILRDLQAEGTMPPTLTPHEFMHTMLPLVLSGVLETDALPIPFVPSVR from the coding sequence ATGACACTGACAATGCCACCCACCGCCCAGTCGGCGACGGCTGCACCGTCCTCTGCGCTCGATCCCGCGCTCGCCTTGCCTCGTCCGAACCTCGACGTGTCGGCGGCAGATTTTGTGGCGCTGCGCACGCTGCTGACCGGGCACCGGTACGATGTGCCGGGTGTCTGTGCGCGCACGGAGCGGGGGGATCTGTACGACTTCACACCCCGCACCCATGCGCGTCATGGCCAGGCGCCGGAGACGGGGCTCGATGCGCTGATCCATCTTTACTACGACTGCCACACCCTGGATCGTGGGGTATGTGACCGGCTGCTGGGTGAGGGGAGTGGCGATTTGCTGCTTCGTCTGGGACTCGCCTCGCTGCATGAAGGCGAGATCATGGGCACCGTGCTCATGTACCCCACGGAAGCATTGTGGCTCGTGTCCGACCGCCCCGTCTTCTCCGCTGCAGGAAGCATCAGCTACGAAGCTGTCTCCGATTTTGTGTATCCCTCAAACACAAAATCTGTTCGGGTGTTTCTGGCGACATTGCCTCCCAGCCGCGGGAAGCGTGTTCTGGAACTGTGCTCCGGCACGGGCGTGGCAACGCTCATGGCCGCCAAGGCCGGCGCGACGCATGCATGGGCCGTGGACATCACGGAACGGTGCACGCACTTCGCCGCCTTCAACGCGCGTCTCAATGACCTCGAGCACGTAACCTCGCTGCAAGGTGACCTCTACGCACCGCTCGAAGGCCAGCAGTTCGACTGCATCGTCGCGCATCCGCCGTACATCCCCTCGACATCCACCGAAATCATCTACCGGGATGGTGGCGAGGACGGAGAACAGATCACCCGCGCCATCATCGGCAAGCTGCCCGAATATCTGGCGCTGGACGGCATCTTTCACTGCACCTGTCAGATCACGGCGCGTGAAGGGGCACCGGCATTGGATCGTGTGCGTGCCATGCTGGGTGATGCCGCTGACGAATTCGATCTGATTCTGTTCGGCAGGGGCGTCACGGATGTGAAGAGTCATTTTGTGAAGCAGTTGCTCAACGCGGACGTCGAAACCGAGCCGGGGGTGGTGGCCCTGATGAGGCGATTCACGACGCTCAAAGTGCGGCAGATGGAGTACGGCACGATCATCATCCGTCGCCACGGCATGCCGCGCAGAGGTACCGCGATGGCCGTGACGCGTCATCTGGATGGTACGTGGGGACAGGTGGCCTGGCTGTTGGCGATGCAAGAGCTGCTCGCGGATGGTACGAACGCACTGGACGTGTTGCTGGCGTCGCGGCCCCGACTGTCCCCGGTCGCGAAGTTCTCGCTGAACTACCAGATCAGTGGGAATCCCGAGGATCCGTGGCGGGCAGCCGAGGGTTTCCTTTCGGTGGAGCAGCCGGTCCCCGCGCGGATATCGGCCAACGGCGCCGATGCGGCATTTCTCTCGTCCTGCGCCGGCGATCGCACCTTCGCACACATTCTTCGCGACCTGCAGGCGGAGGGCACGATGCCACCGACGCTCACGCCCCATGAGTTCATGCACACGATGCTGCCCCTGGTACTCAGCGGTGTGCTGGAGACCGATGCGCTGCCGATTCCCTTTGTGCCTTCGGTGCGGTGA
- a CDS encoding penicillin acylase family protein, with the protein MKTRFRRLLAASLLLAAPSLAASSLPAQPARWTQQAQRVTIMRDQWGIAHVYGKTDADAVFGMVYAQAEDDFNRVETNYINAMGRLAEVEGEKEIWRDLRMKMFIDTLDMKKQYAASPAWLKALMNGFADGLNYYLHTHPEVKPRLITRFQPWMALSFSEGSIGGDIESVNLRGIEQFYGARGGAGAGGDVEAGADAALSPFGQEPGGSNGFAIAPGNTTNGHALLMINPHTSFYFRPEIHMASEEGLDAYGAVTWGQFFIYQGFNSRLGWMHTSGGGDVIDEYLETVTPKGSGFTYRHGGVEKPVRVRTIVLPYKTASGMQRRTVTAYFTHHGPVIRSQDGKWVAVAMMQEPLKALQQSYLRTKAKDYASFRKIMELRTNSSNNTVYADADGVISYFHGNFIPKRNAGIDFSKPVDGSDAKNDWQGLHALNEMITVHNPKSGWLMNTNNWPFTASGADSPKIGDWPVYMSEQRDDNPRGVHAVRVLQNRKDFTLDGLIGAAYDSYLPAFEQLMPPLLAAYDALPAGDSLKTKLAEQVAQLRSWDYRFAANSVPMALANAYGEEVSQAAAAPARASGTLTLEFVKTKAPASLVLGALSRASDRLTRDFGTWKTPWGEINRYQRLSGDIGAAFDDNKPSIAVPFASANWGSLAAFGQTGARTTKRMYGNRGNSFVAAVEFGPKVRAKSVLAGGVNSSPSSPYFFNQAERYAAGNFKDVNYYRADVEKNATRTYKPGK; encoded by the coding sequence ATGAAGACACGCTTCCGTCGCCTCCTGGCGGCGAGTCTGTTGCTCGCTGCTCCGTCACTCGCTGCGTCGTCGCTCCCTGCACAGCCGGCCCGCTGGACCCAGCAGGCGCAGCGCGTCACGATCATGCGCGATCAGTGGGGTATTGCGCATGTCTACGGCAAGACCGACGCCGATGCCGTGTTCGGCATGGTGTACGCGCAGGCGGAGGACGACTTCAATCGCGTGGAGACGAACTACATCAACGCGATGGGGCGTCTCGCCGAAGTGGAGGGCGAGAAGGAGATCTGGCGCGACCTGCGCATGAAGATGTTCATCGATACGCTGGACATGAAGAAGCAGTACGCCGCCAGCCCGGCGTGGCTCAAGGCGCTGATGAATGGTTTTGCCGATGGCCTCAACTACTATCTGCACACGCACCCCGAGGTGAAGCCGCGTCTGATCACGCGCTTCCAGCCCTGGATGGCGTTGTCCTTCAGCGAAGGCAGCATCGGTGGTGATATCGAATCGGTGAACCTGCGCGGCATCGAGCAGTTCTATGGCGCGCGCGGTGGCGCCGGTGCCGGTGGTGATGTCGAGGCGGGTGCTGACGCCGCGTTGTCGCCGTTCGGTCAGGAACCCGGTGGTTCCAATGGCTTTGCGATCGCGCCGGGCAACACGACCAATGGCCACGCGCTGCTGATGATCAATCCGCACACGTCTTTCTACTTTCGCCCCGAGATCCACATGGCGAGTGAAGAAGGGTTGGATGCGTACGGCGCGGTGACCTGGGGGCAGTTCTTCATCTACCAGGGCTTCAACAGCCGGTTGGGCTGGATGCACACGTCGGGCGGTGGCGACGTCATCGATGAGTATCTCGAGACGGTGACGCCCAAGGGCAGTGGTTTCACCTATCGCCATGGTGGCGTGGAGAAGCCGGTGCGCGTGCGGACCATCGTGTTGCCGTACAAGACCGCGTCGGGCATGCAGCGTCGTACCGTGACGGCCTACTTCACGCACCACGGCCCGGTCATCCGCTCTCAGGATGGCAAGTGGGTGGCCGTGGCCATGATGCAGGAGCCGCTCAAGGCGCTGCAGCAGAGCTACCTGCGCACCAAGGCCAAGGACTATGCGTCGTTCCGCAAGATCATGGAGCTGCGCACGAACTCGTCGAACAACACCGTGTATGCCGACGCGGATGGGGTGATCTCGTATTTCCACGGCAACTTCATCCCCAAGCGCAACGCCGGCATCGACTTCAGCAAGCCGGTGGATGGCAGCGATGCGAAGAACGACTGGCAGGGACTGCACGCGCTCAACGAGATGATCACGGTGCACAACCCGAAGAGCGGCTGGCTCATGAACACCAACAACTGGCCGTTCACGGCGTCTGGCGCCGACAGCCCGAAGATCGGGGACTGGCCGGTGTACATGTCGGAGCAGCGCGATGACAATCCGCGCGGTGTGCACGCGGTGCGGGTGCTGCAGAATCGCAAGGACTTCACGCTCGATGGCCTGATCGGTGCGGCGTACGACAGTTACCTGCCCGCGTTCGAGCAGCTCATGCCGCCACTGCTGGCGGCCTACGATGCGTTGCCGGCCGGTGACTCGCTCAAGACCAAGCTGGCCGAACAGGTGGCGCAGTTGAGAAGCTGGGACTATCGCTTTGCGGCCAATTCGGTGCCGATGGCGTTGGCCAATGCCTACGGCGAAGAAGTGTCGCAGGCGGCCGCTGCACCGGCGCGCGCGAGTGGCACGCTGACCTTGGAGTTCGTGAAGACCAAGGCACCGGCTTCACTGGTGCTGGGGGCGCTGTCCCGGGCATCGGATCGCCTGACGCGGGATTTCGGCACGTGGAAGACACCGTGGGGGGAGATCAATCGCTACCAGCGCCTCAGTGGTGACATCGGTGCCGCGTTCGACGACAACAAGCCGAGCATCGCGGTGCCGTTTGCCTCCGCCAACTGGGGTTCGCTGGCGGCATTTGGTCAAACGGGCGCTCGCACCACCAAGCGCATGTACGGCAATCGCGGCAACAGCTTCGTGGCGGCGGTCGAGTTCGGCCCCAAGGTGCGTGCGAAGAGTGTGCTGGCTGGTGGTGTGAACAGCAGCCCGTCCTCGCCGTACTTCTTCAATCAGGCCGAGCGCTACGCCGCGGGCAATTTCAAGGACGTCAACTACTATCGTGCGGACGTCGAGAAGAACGCCACGCGGACATACAAGCCGGGCAAGTGA
- a CDS encoding RsmD family RNA methyltransferase, translating into MRIVGGKYAGRNLTSPKDFRVRPTAEAVRVEMMKLVRADLEGARVIDLFAGTGAIGLEALSRGAKYVDFVEFRPSSLHALKANIAALRVTTKARVYKKDALPFANALIAGRYDLAFVDPPYESRMLDRLIERWLEAPWSPILVAEHASTHKLPRTVRYVTMQQVIVDDSAISVYRHQLPVSAPPLAPAPASS; encoded by the coding sequence ATGCGCATTGTGGGAGGCAAGTACGCCGGGCGTAACCTCACCTCGCCGAAGGACTTCCGCGTGCGGCCCACGGCCGAAGCGGTGCGGGTGGAGATGATGAAGCTGGTGCGCGCCGATCTCGAAGGTGCCCGGGTCATCGACCTGTTCGCCGGCACCGGTGCGATCGGACTCGAAGCGCTGTCGCGTGGGGCGAAGTACGTGGACTTCGTGGAGTTCCGTCCGTCCAGTTTGCACGCACTCAAGGCCAACATCGCCGCGCTGCGGGTGACGACGAAGGCGCGCGTCTACAAGAAGGATGCGTTGCCGTTTGCCAACGCCCTGATCGCTGGCCGATATGATCTGGCCTTTGTGGATCCGCCCTACGAATCCCGGATGCTCGATCGGCTCATCGAACGCTGGCTGGAGGCGCCGTGGTCACCCATTCTGGTGGCCGAACATGCGAGCACGCACAAGCTTCCACGGACGGTCCGCTACGTCACGATGCAGCAGGTGATCGTGGATGACAGCGCGATCTCCGTATACCGCCATCAGCTCCCGGTGTCCGCTCCTCCCCTCGCTCCAGCCCCCGCCTCGTCATGA
- a CDS encoding group II truncated hemoglobin → MTHEQTQYEQLGGETGIRSLVDRFYDLMDTAPEATNVRALHAASLKASREKLYLFMTGWTGGPQLYVEKFGHPRLRMRHFPFAIGERERDEWLWCMDRALAEHEAPQELKDYLRQRLHALADHMRNQEG, encoded by the coding sequence ATGACCCATGAGCAGACGCAATACGAGCAGTTGGGTGGCGAGACGGGGATCCGCTCGCTGGTGGACCGCTTCTACGACCTGATGGACACCGCGCCCGAGGCCACCAACGTCCGGGCGCTGCATGCGGCGAGCCTCAAGGCCTCGCGCGAAAAGCTGTACCTCTTCATGACAGGGTGGACCGGTGGTCCGCAGCTATACGTCGAGAAGTTCGGCCACCCCCGCCTGCGCATGCGGCATTTCCCGTTCGCCATCGGCGAGCGTGAGCGCGATGAATGGCTGTGGTGCATGGACCGCGCACTGGCGGAACATGAAGCTCCCCAAGAGCTCAAGGACTATTTGCGTCAGCGCCTGCATGCCCTGGCCGATCACATGCGCAACCAGGAGGGCTGA
- a CDS encoding YybH family protein — protein sequence MTATPSSRLAPTSWCTALRWPWLLLLLVTTACADQSQVSASARRTIADSLSGLITRAYDFSAPGAADRLLALYPDSGRVISGVAGHVTTTRDTLAGEIRGFWERVGQNMRAPQFVLGSTYVDVITRDAVVMTLTYSIPHTTPRNTPHTVSGAWTMLWRNQNGRWMIVQEHLSDTPESTAPGPSPAASRPADTAAAMVHRH from the coding sequence ATGACAGCCACACCGTCGTCACGGTTGGCTCCGACATCGTGGTGCACGGCTCTGCGATGGCCGTGGCTGCTGCTGCTCCTCGTGACCACGGCCTGCGCAGACCAGTCACAGGTCTCCGCATCTGCACGTCGCACCATCGCCGACAGCCTCAGCGGGCTCATCACGCGCGCCTACGACTTCTCGGCACCGGGGGCTGCCGATCGGTTGCTGGCACTCTACCCCGACAGCGGACGTGTCATTTCCGGCGTCGCGGGACACGTGACGACCACGCGCGACACGCTCGCGGGCGAAATCCGCGGCTTCTGGGAACGTGTGGGGCAGAACATGCGCGCGCCGCAATTTGTCCTGGGCTCCACATACGTGGATGTGATCACACGCGACGCGGTCGTGATGACATTGACGTACAGCATTCCACACACCACGCCGCGGAACACACCACACACCGTGAGTGGCGCATGGACCATGTTGTGGCGCAATCAGAACGGGCGGTGGATGATCGTACAGGAGCACCTCTCGGACACCCCTGAAAGCACGGCCCCGGGACCATCGCCAGCCGCATCACGACCAGCGGACACGGCTGCGGCGATGGTCCACCGTCATTGA
- a CDS encoding FMN-binding glutamate synthase family protein — MRILFLSLSALVVALVAGLSFLWQPILWSYVIILPAIGRGVVDMLQTKQAIRRNFPLIGNARYLMEMIRPEINQYFVESNSDGKPFSRNDRSVIYQRAKGDLDTLPFGTQKDVYETGYEWINHSLAPVHPDPAEARVLIGGADCKQPYSASIFNVSGMSYGSLSKNAVLALNAGAKMGNFAHSTGEGGLSPYHLEPGGDLVWQIGTGYFSCRDKQGRFNPDAFAERAALPNVKMIEIKLSQGAKPGHGGILPAAKLTQEIVDIRGVEPGHDVISPPAHSSFRTPLEMVHFIKKLRDLSGGKPIGFKLCVGKRHEFLGIVKAMLDTGILPDFITVDGGEGGTGAAPIEFSDSVGTPLNEGLSFVHNALVGTELRDHIKVIASGKVNTGFALATKVALGADACNAARAMMIALGCIQALRCNSNACPTGVATQDAALVNGLHVGDKSQRVARYHRETVKSFMEVLGATGLARPRDLKPWFIMKRVSAMEIRSYADIYPHLEPGQLFRNPETTGMSRAWAQASVAQF; from the coding sequence ATGCGCATACTCTTTCTCTCCCTGTCCGCGCTGGTCGTGGCGCTTGTCGCCGGGCTGTCGTTCCTGTGGCAGCCGATCCTCTGGTCCTATGTGATCATCCTGCCGGCCATCGGTCGTGGCGTCGTCGACATGCTGCAGACCAAGCAGGCCATCCGTCGTAACTTTCCGCTGATCGGGAATGCGCGATACCTGATGGAAATGATCCGTCCCGAGATCAACCAGTACTTCGTCGAATCCAACAGCGACGGCAAACCGTTCAGTCGCAACGATCGCTCGGTGATCTATCAGCGCGCGAAGGGTGATCTGGACACGCTGCCCTTTGGCACGCAGAAGGACGTGTACGAAACCGGCTACGAGTGGATCAACCACTCGCTCGCACCGGTGCATCCCGATCCGGCGGAAGCTCGTGTCCTGATCGGTGGTGCCGACTGCAAGCAGCCGTACTCGGCCTCGATTTTCAACGTGTCGGGGATGAGCTATGGCTCGCTCAGCAAAAATGCCGTGCTGGCACTCAACGCGGGTGCCAAGATGGGCAACTTCGCCCACAGCACCGGTGAAGGGGGATTGAGTCCGTACCATCTCGAGCCTGGTGGTGATCTCGTCTGGCAGATCGGCACCGGGTACTTCAGTTGCCGTGACAAGCAGGGGCGCTTCAATCCGGATGCATTTGCGGAACGTGCGGCGCTGCCGAACGTGAAGATGATCGAGATCAAGCTCTCGCAAGGCGCCAAGCCTGGGCACGGTGGCATCCTGCCTGCAGCGAAGCTCACGCAAGAGATCGTGGATATTCGTGGCGTGGAGCCTGGCCATGACGTGATTTCACCGCCGGCACATTCGTCGTTCCGCACACCGCTCGAGATGGTGCACTTCATCAAGAAGCTGCGCGATCTGTCGGGTGGAAAACCCATCGGCTTCAAGCTGTGTGTGGGCAAGCGTCACGAGTTCCTGGGCATCGTGAAGGCCATGCTCGATACCGGCATTCTCCCCGACTTCATCACCGTGGACGGCGGTGAAGGTGGCACCGGCGCGGCCCCGATCGAGTTTTCCGATTCAGTGGGCACACCGCTCAACGAAGGGTTGTCGTTCGTGCACAACGCTCTCGTGGGTACCGAGCTGCGTGATCACATCAAGGTGATTGCCTCGGGCAAGGTGAATACCGGTTTTGCCCTGGCCACGAAGGTGGCGCTGGGCGCGGATGCCTGTAACGCGGCGCGGGCGATGATGATCGCACTGGGATGCATCCAGGCGCTGCGCTGCAACAGCAATGCCTGTCCCACGGGTGTGGCCACACAGGATGCGGCTCTGGTGAACGGTCTGCATGTGGGCGACAAGTCGCAGCGTGTGGCGCGCTATCACCGTGAAACCGTGAAGAGCTTCATGGAGGTGCTGGGGGCGACAGGATTGGCACGCCCGCGCGACCTCAAGCCCTGGTTCATCATGAAGCGGGTGAGCGCGATGGAAATCCGCAGCTACGCGGACATCTATCCTCACCTCGAACCTGGTCAGTTGTTCCGGAATCCCGAGACGACGGGCATGTCGCGCGCGTGGGCGCAGGCGAGCGTGGCGCAGTTCTGA